A DNA window from Pseudomonas resinovorans NBRC 106553 contains the following coding sequences:
- the dnaG gene encoding DNA primase, which yields MAGLIPQGFIDDLLNRTDIVEVVGARVQLKKAGKNYTARCPFHNEKTPSFSVSPDKQFYYCFGCGAGGNALGFIMDHDNLDFPQAVEDLAKRAGMDIPREEGGRSNRPRQPSDSPLYGLLTAASDYYRHALKQHPSRKAAVEYLKGRGLTGEIARDFALGFAPPGWDNLLKHMGGDSLQQKHMIDAGLLIENAETGKRYDRFRDRVMYPIRDSRGRIIAFGGRVLGDDKPKYLNSPETPVFHKGQELYGLFEARKHNRNLDEIMVVEGYMDVIALAQQGLRNAVATLGTATSEEHLRRLFRLVPSVLFCFDGDQAGRKAAWRALESTLPALEDGRRARFLFLPEGEDPDSLVRKEGTDAFRARITQHAQPLADYFFQQLSQEADPSSLEGKAHLATLAAPLIERIPGANLKVLMRQRLAEITGLTGDALGQFARSAPSSGESRGHAQSEDAYYESFSGYDEQQHEPDHSHYFEQPAAPQGNWQQGDKRKGGWKKDGNKWNKQGRDDFKRPPRTEVKVESPTLTALRTLLHHPSLAQKVEDASHFAAEDDTYAQLMVALVEAVQKNPKLRSLQLIARWHGTDQGRLLRALAEKEWLISDDNLEQQFFDTITRLSARQRERRLESLLRKARQSELSAEEKDQLRDLLSRNTSPLTPTSTGA from the coding sequence ATGGCCGGCCTGATTCCACAAGGCTTCATCGACGACCTGCTGAACCGCACCGACATTGTCGAAGTGGTCGGCGCGCGCGTGCAGCTGAAAAAGGCCGGCAAGAACTACACCGCACGCTGCCCCTTCCATAACGAGAAGACGCCCTCCTTCAGCGTCAGCCCGGACAAGCAGTTCTATTACTGCTTCGGCTGCGGCGCCGGCGGCAACGCCCTCGGCTTCATCATGGACCACGACAACCTGGACTTCCCCCAGGCGGTCGAGGACCTGGCCAAGCGCGCCGGCATGGACATCCCCCGGGAAGAAGGCGGCCGTAGCAACCGCCCGCGGCAGCCCAGCGACTCCCCGCTCTACGGGCTGCTCACCGCCGCATCGGACTATTACCGTCACGCGCTCAAGCAGCACCCGAGCCGCAAGGCGGCGGTGGAATACCTGAAAGGCCGCGGCCTGACCGGCGAGATCGCCCGCGACTTCGCCCTGGGCTTCGCCCCGCCCGGCTGGGACAACCTGCTCAAGCACATGGGCGGCGACAGCCTGCAGCAGAAGCACATGATCGACGCCGGCCTGCTGATCGAGAACGCCGAGACCGGAAAGCGCTACGACCGCTTCCGCGACCGGGTGATGTACCCGATCCGCGACAGCCGTGGGCGCATCATCGCCTTCGGCGGCCGCGTGCTGGGCGACGACAAGCCCAAGTACCTGAACTCCCCGGAAACCCCGGTTTTCCACAAGGGCCAGGAACTCTACGGGCTGTTCGAGGCACGCAAGCACAACCGCAACCTCGACGAAATCATGGTCGTCGAGGGCTACATGGACGTCATCGCCCTGGCCCAGCAAGGGCTGCGCAATGCCGTCGCCACCCTGGGTACCGCCACCAGCGAAGAACACCTGCGCCGCCTGTTCCGCCTGGTGCCCAGCGTGCTGTTCTGCTTCGACGGCGACCAGGCCGGACGCAAGGCCGCCTGGCGCGCCCTGGAGTCCACGCTACCGGCGCTGGAAGACGGTCGCCGCGCGCGCTTCCTCTTCCTGCCCGAAGGCGAGGACCCGGACAGCCTGGTCCGCAAGGAAGGCACCGACGCCTTCCGCGCACGCATCACCCAGCACGCCCAACCGCTGGCCGACTACTTCTTCCAGCAACTGAGCCAGGAAGCCGATCCCAGCTCCCTGGAAGGCAAGGCCCACCTGGCCACCCTGGCGGCACCGCTCATCGAACGCATTCCCGGCGCCAACCTGAAAGTGCTGATGCGCCAGCGCCTGGCCGAGATCACCGGACTCACCGGCGACGCCCTCGGGCAATTCGCCCGCAGCGCCCCGAGCAGCGGCGAAAGTCGCGGGCACGCGCAATCGGAAGACGCCTACTACGAGTCGTTCTCCGGCTACGACGAGCAACAGCACGAGCCGGACCACTCGCATTACTTCGAGCAGCCCGCCGCACCCCAGGGCAACTGGCAGCAGGGCGACAAGCGCAAGGGTGGCTGGAAGAAGGACGGCAACAAGTGGAATAAACAGGGCCGCGACGATTTCAAGCGCCCGCCACGCACCGAAGTGAAGGTGGAATCCCCTACGCTCACGGCCTTGCGAACCTTGCTCCACCATCCGTCGCTGGCGCAAAAGGTCGAGGATGCCAGCCATTTCGCCGCCGAAGATGACACCTACGCCCAGCTCATGGTCGCGCTGGTGGAAGCCGTCCAGAAGAACCCGAAACTCCGTTCGCTGCAGCTGATCGCCCGCTGGCACGGCACCGACCAGGGCCGTCTACTACGGGCCCTTGCGGAGAAGGAATGGCTGATTTCCGACGACAACCTTGAACAACAGTTTTTCGACACTATAACTAGGTTGTCGGCTCGCCAGCGGGAACGCCGCCTGGAAAGTCTGCTGCGGAAAGCACGTCAAAGCGAACTCAGCGCAGAGGAAAAAGATCAGCTGCGCGACCTACTCAGCCGCAACACGTCTCCCCTGACTCCGACCTCAACTGGCGCGTAA
- the rpsU gene encoding 30S ribosomal protein S21 produces MPAVKVKENEPFDVALRRFKRSCEKAGVLAEVRSREFYEKPTAERKRKAAAAVKRHAKKVQREQRRRERLY; encoded by the coding sequence ATGCCAGCCGTCAAAGTTAAAGAGAATGAACCCTTCGACGTAGCCCTGCGTCGTTTCAAGCGCTCCTGCGAGAAAGCCGGCGTACTGGCCGAAGTTCGCAGCCGTGAGTTCTACGAGAAGCCCACTGCTGAGCGCAAGCGCAAAGCCGCCGCCGCGGTCAAGCGTCACGCCAAGAAAGTGCAGCGCGAGCAGCGCCGCCGCGAGCGCCTGTACTGA
- the tsaD gene encoding tRNA (adenosine(37)-N6)-threonylcarbamoyltransferase complex transferase subunit TsaD, with amino-acid sequence MLVLGLETSCDETGVALYDSERGLLADALFSQIDLHRVYGGVVPELASRDHVKRLLPLLREVLEEADRKPEDIDGIAYTAGPGLVGALLVGASCAQALAFAWGIPALGVHHMEGHLLAPMLEEQPPEFPFVALLVSGGHTQLVRVDGIGRYQLLGESVDDAAGEAFDKTAKLIGLGYPGGPEIARLAQSGTPGRLTFPRPMTDRPGLDFSFSGLKTFALNTWQQRRSAGDDGEQTRCDIALAFEQAVVETLTIKCKRALKQTGLKNLVIAGGVSANQSLRQSLAKMLGEFKGEVFYARPRFCTDNGAMIAYAGCQRLLAGQQDGPAIGVQARWPMEQLPAV; translated from the coding sequence ATGCTAGTGCTGGGGTTGGAAACTTCCTGCGACGAAACCGGCGTCGCCCTATACGACAGTGAGCGCGGCCTCCTGGCCGATGCCCTGTTCAGTCAGATCGACCTGCATCGCGTCTACGGCGGCGTCGTGCCGGAGCTCGCGTCCCGCGATCACGTCAAGCGCCTCCTGCCGCTGCTGCGTGAGGTGCTGGAAGAGGCCGATCGCAAACCGGAGGACATCGACGGCATCGCCTACACCGCAGGCCCCGGCCTGGTGGGCGCGCTGCTGGTGGGGGCGTCCTGCGCCCAGGCACTGGCGTTTGCCTGGGGCATCCCGGCGCTCGGGGTGCACCATATGGAAGGCCATCTGCTGGCGCCCATGCTGGAAGAGCAGCCGCCGGAGTTCCCGTTCGTCGCGCTGCTGGTGTCCGGCGGCCATACCCAGTTGGTACGGGTGGATGGCATCGGCCGCTACCAGTTGCTGGGCGAGTCGGTGGACGACGCGGCCGGCGAGGCCTTCGACAAGACCGCCAAGCTGATCGGCCTGGGCTATCCCGGTGGTCCGGAGATTGCCCGGTTGGCCCAGAGCGGCACCCCTGGCCGCTTGACGTTCCCGCGTCCGATGACCGACCGTCCTGGCCTGGATTTCTCGTTCAGCGGGCTCAAGACCTTCGCCCTCAATACCTGGCAGCAGCGCCGCAGTGCTGGGGACGACGGCGAGCAAACCCGTTGCGACATCGCTCTGGCCTTCGAGCAGGCGGTGGTGGAGACTCTCACCATCAAGTGCAAGCGCGCCCTCAAACAGACCGGCCTGAAGAACCTGGTCATCGCCGGTGGCGTGAGCGCCAACCAGTCTCTGCGCCAGTCGCTGGCGAAGATGCTGGGCGAGTTCAAGGGTGAGGTGTTCTATGCGCGGCCCAGGTTCTGCACCGACAACGGCGCGATGATCGCCTACGCCGGTTGCCAGCGTCTGTTGGCGGGGCAGCAGGATGGTCCGGCGATCGGCGTGCAGGCACGCTGGCCGATGGAGCAGCTTCCCGCAGTCTGA
- the plsY gene encoding glycerol-3-phosphate 1-O-acyltransferase PlsY, translating to MFWLLATLAYLLGSLSFAILLSRLFGTGDPRAQGSGNPGATNMLRVAGKKLAILTLLGDLLKGLLPVLVAFLCGLTIQQQAWVGLAAVLGHLYPIYFRFRGGKGVATAAGMLLGLYPPAALLAVCAWLLTFYLTRTSSLAALIATPLTLPLLAWQQPGALLPMTVLTGLIVWRHRGNLRDLFAGRERHF from the coding sequence ATGTTTTGGCTGCTGGCGACTCTCGCCTACCTGCTCGGATCGTTGTCCTTCGCCATTCTGCTCAGCCGATTGTTCGGCACGGGCGACCCACGTGCCCAGGGCTCCGGTAACCCTGGCGCCACCAATATGCTGCGGGTGGCGGGCAAAAAACTGGCGATACTGACCCTGCTCGGCGACCTGCTGAAGGGCCTGTTGCCGGTACTGGTCGCCTTTCTGTGCGGCCTGACCATCCAACAGCAGGCCTGGGTCGGGCTCGCAGCGGTGCTCGGGCACCTCTACCCCATTTACTTCCGCTTCCGTGGCGGCAAGGGCGTCGCCACCGCAGCCGGCATGCTGCTGGGGCTTTATCCCCCAGCGGCATTGCTCGCCGTCTGTGCCTGGCTACTGACCTTCTACCTGACCCGCACCAGTTCGCTGGCCGCGCTGATCGCCACGCCGCTGACCCTGCCGCTACTGGCCTGGCAACAGCCCGGCGCGCTACTGCCGATGACCGTATTGACCGGCCTCATCGTCTGGCGCCATCGCGGCAATCTACGCGACCTTTTCGCCGGACGCGAACGGCATTTCTGA
- the folB gene encoding dihydroneopterin aldolase, which produces MDTVFIEGLEVDTVIGAYDWERSIRQCLRLDLQLGWDNRPAAEGDDLDKALDYAAVSQRIQAFAAEAQFLLVETFAERLVAVLMGEFGIPWVRLKLHKPGAVPAASSVGVEIERGCR; this is translated from the coding sequence GTGGACACGGTTTTCATCGAGGGCCTGGAGGTCGACACCGTAATCGGTGCCTATGACTGGGAGCGCAGCATTCGCCAGTGCCTGCGCCTGGACCTGCAATTGGGCTGGGACAACCGTCCCGCCGCCGAGGGCGATGACCTCGATAAGGCGCTCGACTATGCCGCCGTGTCCCAGCGCATCCAGGCCTTCGCCGCCGAAGCGCAGTTCCTCCTGGTGGAAACCTTTGCCGAACGCCTGGTGGCGGTGCTGATGGGCGAGTTCGGGATCCCCTGGGTCCGCCTGAAGTTGCACAAGCCCGGCGCCGTACCGGCGGCCAGCAGCGTTGGCGTGGAGATCGAGCGCGGATGTCGCTGA
- the folK gene encoding 2-amino-4-hydroxy-6-hydroxymethyldihydropteridine diphosphokinase, whose amino-acid sequence MSLTPVYLGLGSNIERERNLTAGLEALAGFLQDIRCSPVFESFPVGIKSGNFFNFVVRALTDLPLHELDRRLKEIEADNGRYAPGRKGLPLDIDVLLYGDRVGNFDGLVLPRPEVLKNAFVLWPLALLAPELHHPGEGRSFAELWAGASIQQALWPTAFSWRGAPLTPPELRQAFPPPSL is encoded by the coding sequence ATGTCGCTGACTCCTGTCTACCTCGGCCTCGGCAGCAATATCGAGCGCGAGCGCAATCTCACCGCCGGGCTCGAAGCCCTCGCCGGCTTTCTCCAGGACATACGCTGCTCGCCGGTGTTCGAGAGCTTTCCCGTGGGGATCAAGAGCGGCAACTTCTTCAATTTCGTCGTCCGCGCGCTGACCGACCTGCCCCTTCACGAGCTGGATCGCCGGCTGAAGGAGATCGAGGCCGACAACGGTCGTTATGCGCCGGGCCGCAAAGGCCTGCCGCTGGACATCGATGTGCTGCTGTACGGCGATCGGGTGGGGAACTTCGACGGTCTGGTCCTGCCGCGCCCCGAGGTGTTGAAGAACGCCTTCGTGCTCTGGCCCCTGGCCCTGCTGGCGCCCGAGTTGCACCACCCTGGAGAGGGGCGGAGCTTCGCCGAACTATGGGCGGGCGCCTCTATCCAGCAAGCGCTCTGGCCGACCGCTTTCAGCTGGCGCGGCGCCCCGCTGACGCCGCCCGAGCTACGTCAGGCCTTCCCGCCGCCTTCCTTGTAG
- a CDS encoding multifunctional CCA addition/repair protein, which yields MQIYRVGGAVRDRLLGREATENDWVVVGATPEEMQAQGFRPVGADFPVFLHPQSGEEYALARTERKSGRGYGGFTFHASPDVTLEQDLIRRDLTVNAMAEDGQGGLIDPYGGQRDLQARLLRHVSPAFAEDPLRVLRVARFAARYAPLGFTVAEETLELMRQIAESGELDALTPERSWKEISRALMEPRPDQFIQVLRDCGALAAWLPELDKLFGVPQPAKHHPEVDAGAHVLAVLRQCAEHDQPLTVRWACLLHDLGKGLTPEEDWPQHIAHEKRGLKLIKAVNERCKAPRDCQELALLVGEYHTHAHRALELRATTLLELLQSFDVYRRPQRFEEFVSACEMDARGRAGLEQRDYPQAAYLLGAAAAARAVAVQPLLEKGFKGAELGEALKGERLKALKAYKEGGGKA from the coding sequence ATGCAGATATACAGAGTGGGTGGTGCGGTACGCGACCGCCTGTTGGGTCGCGAGGCGACCGAAAATGACTGGGTAGTGGTGGGCGCCACCCCCGAAGAGATGCAGGCACAGGGGTTCCGTCCGGTAGGCGCGGACTTCCCGGTGTTTCTCCACCCGCAGAGCGGCGAGGAGTACGCCCTGGCCCGCACCGAGCGCAAAAGCGGCCGGGGCTACGGCGGGTTCACCTTCCATGCCAGCCCGGACGTGACCCTGGAGCAGGACCTGATCCGCCGCGATCTCACGGTCAACGCCATGGCCGAGGACGGCCAGGGCGGGCTGATCGACCCCTATGGCGGCCAGCGCGACCTCCAGGCGCGGCTGCTACGCCACGTCTCCCCCGCCTTCGCCGAGGACCCCCTGCGGGTACTGCGGGTGGCGCGTTTCGCCGCGCGCTATGCACCGCTGGGCTTCACCGTGGCCGAGGAAACCCTGGAGCTGATGCGACAGATCGCCGAATCCGGCGAACTGGACGCCCTGACCCCGGAGCGCAGCTGGAAGGAGATTTCCCGCGCGCTGATGGAGCCGCGCCCGGACCAGTTCATCCAGGTGCTGCGCGACTGCGGCGCCCTCGCTGCCTGGCTGCCGGAGCTGGATAAGCTGTTCGGCGTGCCCCAACCGGCCAAGCATCACCCCGAGGTGGACGCTGGCGCCCATGTGCTGGCGGTGCTGCGCCAATGCGCCGAGCACGACCAGCCGCTGACGGTGCGCTGGGCCTGCCTGCTGCACGACCTGGGCAAGGGCCTGACCCCGGAGGAGGACTGGCCGCAGCACATCGCCCACGAAAAGCGCGGCCTCAAGCTGATCAAGGCGGTCAACGAACGCTGCAAGGCACCCCGCGACTGCCAGGAACTGGCCCTGCTGGTGGGCGAATACCACACCCACGCCCACCGCGCCCTGGAACTGCGCGCCACGACGCTGCTGGAACTGCTGCAGAGTTTCGATGTGTATCGCCGCCCGCAGCGTTTCGAGGAATTCGTCTCCGCCTGTGAAATGGACGCTCGCGGCCGCGCAGGGCTGGAGCAGCGCGACTATCCCCAGGCGGCCTACCTGCTGGGTGCGGCCGCGGCCGCCCGCGCGGTGGCGGTACAGCCCCTGCTGGAGAAGGGCTTCAAGGGGGCGGAGCTGGGCGAGGCGCTCAAAGGCGAGCGCCTCAAGGCCCTGAAGGCCTACAAGGAAGGCGGCGGGAAGGCCTGA
- a CDS encoding SpoVR family protein has protein sequence MSASKKERKPISTGSEWTFDLIRTYDREISRIAERYALDTYPNQIEVISAEQMMDAYASVGMPIGYNHWSYGKHFLATEKGYSRGQMGLAYEIVINSDPCIAYLMEENTITMQALVIAHACYGHNSFFKGNYLFRTWTDASSIIDYLVFAKQYIMQCEERHGIDAVEDLLDSCHALMNYGVDRYKRPYPISAEEERRRQKEREEHLQKQINDLWRTIPKGAGKGGERDNQRFPAEPQENILYFIEKHAPLLEPWQREVVRIVRKIAQYFYPQRQTQVMNEGWATFWHYTLLNDLYDEGLVTDGFMMEFLQSHTSVVYQPPFDSPYYSGINPYALGFAMYRDIRRICEEPTEEDRHWFPDIAGSDWLTTIKFAMNSFKDESFVLQFLSPKVIRDLKLFSILDDDQKDELLVPAIHDEQGYRTIRETLAAQYNLGNREPNVQIWSVDRRGDRSLTLRHQQHDRKPLGESTEEVLRHLHRLWGFDIHLETRQGEQITGSHHVPPKGERTEDGEYPRLDLIIPPI, from the coding sequence GGACCTTCGACCTGATCCGCACCTACGACCGCGAGATCAGTCGGATCGCCGAGCGCTACGCGCTGGACACCTACCCAAACCAGATCGAAGTCATCAGCGCCGAGCAGATGATGGACGCCTATGCCTCGGTGGGCATGCCGATCGGCTACAACCACTGGTCCTACGGCAAGCACTTCCTCGCCACCGAGAAGGGCTACTCGCGGGGGCAGATGGGCCTGGCCTACGAGATCGTGATCAACTCCGACCCCTGCATCGCCTACCTGATGGAGGAAAACACCATCACCATGCAGGCGCTGGTGATCGCCCATGCCTGCTACGGCCATAACAGCTTCTTCAAGGGCAACTACCTGTTCCGCACCTGGACCGACGCCAGCTCGATCATCGACTACCTGGTGTTCGCCAAGCAGTACATCATGCAATGCGAGGAACGCCACGGCATAGACGCCGTGGAAGACCTGCTGGACTCCTGCCACGCCCTGATGAACTACGGCGTGGACCGCTACAAACGCCCCTACCCCATCTCCGCCGAGGAGGAACGGCGCAGGCAGAAGGAGCGTGAGGAACACCTGCAGAAGCAGATCAACGACCTCTGGCGCACCATCCCCAAGGGCGCCGGCAAGGGCGGCGAGCGGGACAACCAGCGCTTCCCCGCCGAGCCCCAGGAAAACATCCTCTACTTCATCGAGAAGCACGCCCCGCTGCTGGAACCCTGGCAACGGGAAGTGGTGCGCATCGTGCGCAAGATCGCGCAGTACTTCTATCCACAGCGCCAGACCCAGGTGATGAACGAGGGCTGGGCCACCTTCTGGCACTACACCCTGCTCAACGACCTCTACGACGAGGGCCTGGTCACCGACGGCTTCATGATGGAGTTCCTGCAGTCCCACACCAGCGTGGTCTACCAGCCCCCCTTCGACAGCCCCTACTACAGCGGCATCAACCCCTACGCGCTGGGTTTCGCCATGTACCGCGACATCCGCCGCATCTGCGAGGAACCCACCGAGGAGGACCGCCACTGGTTCCCGGACATCGCCGGCAGCGACTGGCTGACCACCATCAAGTTCGCCATGAACAGCTTCAAGGACGAGAGCTTCGTCCTGCAGTTCCTCTCGCCCAAGGTGATCCGTGACCTGAAGCTCTTCAGCATCCTCGACGACGACCAGAAGGACGAGCTGCTGGTCCCCGCCATCCACGACGAGCAGGGCTACCGCACCATCCGCGAAACCCTGGCTGCCCAGTACAACCTCGGCAACCGCGAACCCAACGTACAGATCTGGAGCGTCGACCGCCGCGGCGACCGCTCCCTGACCCTGCGCCACCAGCAGCACGACCGCAAGCCGCTAGGCGAGTCCACCGAGGAAGTGCTGCGGCACCTGCACCGCCTCTGGGGCTTCGACATCCACCTCGAAACCCGCCAGGGCGAACAGATCACCGGGAGCCACCATGTTCCCCCAAAGGGGGAGCGCACTGAGGACGGGGAATACCCGCGCCTGGACCTGATCATTCCACCCATTTGA